The following coding sequences lie in one Miscanthus floridulus cultivar M001 chromosome 9, ASM1932011v1, whole genome shotgun sequence genomic window:
- the LOC136481699 gene encoding uncharacterized protein, producing MPGKQEERQGAPGGSSVCLWLVTVLLLLSLLGGGACLAAYILLPPHEAPAWLPAVGLALVALPWAFWIATCAYRCAKARAAERRMAVAPAPGSMCSRSGS from the coding sequence ATGCCGGGCAAGCAGGAGGAGCGCCAAGGCGCGCCGGGCGGCAGCAGCGTGTGCTTGTGGCTGGTGACGGTGCTGCTCCTCCTCTccctgctcggcggcggcgcgtgcCTCGCGGCCTACATCCTGCTGCCGCCGCACGAGGCGCCGGCCTGGCTCCCCGCCGTTGGCCTGGCGCTCGTCGCGCTCCCGTGGGCGTTCTGGATCGCCACGTGCGCGTACCGGTGCGCCAAGGCGCGGGCCGCCGAGCGCAGAATGGCCGTCGCGCCGGCGCCCGGCAGCATGTGCTCGCGCTCCGGCTCATGA